The following DNA comes from Xyrauchen texanus isolate HMW12.3.18 chromosome 21, RBS_HiC_50CHRs, whole genome shotgun sequence.
ATATTTAAGCATCATCTGATGTGAGATGGGAAAGGTGGCCAAGGAATGGGTAGCCATGACCTAACATTAAACTACAACTGACAGGATTTAAATGTGGTTTTGATTGCACATGCTGTTTGTGTGCAATGGGGATAGTTAGTGAGGTTTGTTTAGCATCTGGTGAATTAACCGTTTCTGCAATTCATACAAGTATTTGTCCTCGCTAGTGCCATATAGAGGAAATTAAAATGGGCATGTCATCCTGAAAAAATTGTGGACAAGCAATTCAGAAATTGGTTTTACAGGTCTAAAATAGATTGCAATCTGTTTTATATaaagaaattcagatctacatgAATATATTACATTCTGccaacatacattttcaaatgtacccAAACAAATGTGAGACAAATGGATCCTGTGTGACTTTTCACACAtccacattttgttttaattcttGTGAcacaataaactaaaacaaaatatcaCTCTCAACATATGTGGTACATTCAGTTCTGCTTCACAGTATTGGTTGTACACATCCATTTTGACATATCAAAAAACAATGATACAATATACTGGATAACATACTCCTGATACCTGACTAAGACCCAGGCAGATGAAGAGTGAAACCTGAACCGTGTGGCCAGATACTTGAGGACATGTTTACAACCATGATTTGTGCAGTGCAGTGGCAAAACTAGCATGATGTTCTCAACATACAGATCTCCTTTTCAGTCTTTGGGCTGTTTACTACCTTAAATAAAGTTTTAACATTTATGACAGAAATCAGCAATATTGGTCTTGACCAAAGTAGATACATAAGCCAAAATGCATTTCCCAAAAGACATTTCACAAATAATATTAGTGCCATGTCATTTAGATAAGTCTCAGGTCTTGTGGGTTTAGGGTTCATTTGGAGTTTCTCACTTGCCACACTGGTGGAACCCTCAGGAGATTTTCTAGACACAATTTAATAAAGCCTCAAATGTCATATTTATACACTCGGGGaacttcaaaatatatttcaagaGCCTCAAAGCCTTTCCTTTGTGATGGAGTTACTGATTTAACCTTTGACAGTACTTACAATGGAGATCTTGCAGGAACTAAGAGCAAGTTTCTCAGGGAACTATAAGGGTGTTTGGAGGATCTCAGGGATCTTCCGCTGCTGTGTCAGCTAAGGAACTCCAAACGGTGCCTTGGGTGTATTTTAATTCTTACAGCGTATAATAGTTAGTATAGATACAGTCTAGTAATTCTAGATTGAGAGGTTGATGGAATGCCAGAGTAATGAAGGCACAGTTAAGCAAACACCCTGATATGGCAAAATGTACACCATATAAAAAGTATGCAAGGAATTGTTATTTTGTACATGGTGTACATTTTGTCATAACAGGGTGTTCCTAGACAACTGCTGATCACAAATAATGACTATACATAGATGAAGAGCACCAACATTATTGGCATTTACTGGATCTTTGTAATGCATCACTCCCTCTCCATCTTTGTTGCGCAGACATGCCACGTCAGTTCACAAAGATCTCCCACCATGAGGTGGATGAGAAGGTGTGTCTTCTGGCTGAGAAGGTTTATGCCTCAGCTCTCAGGGAAGAAGACAGTAAGAGCACCATGTCCATGTTCAGCGTCCCTGAGGACTGTCCCATTGGCTTGCACCAGGCCAAAGAGTGGGAGCTACGCAAAGAGCTGGCTGAGCAGAAATCAGAAGAATCTGTGAAAAGGTCAGTGTACTCTAATTTACCGCTGGTTGGTTGCAAAATTGGTTAACAATTTGCACTAGTGTGGAATTCAACATGTTATTCTTATACTTTTGTTCAATTCTAGGAAACAGAGTTTCAAGCTGATGCGCTCACACTCAATGTCCTTGCAGATCCCCAATGCTCGAGACTGGGCCATGTCTGTTATTTCACCCCTGCTGACCCCTACTGTAGACTCTTTACCTATCAATATTCCAGAATTCCAGAGGGTCACCATAAGTGGAGACTACTGCGCAGGGGTATGAGCCAAAAGCTGATTGGTTATAATGAATATTTGCAGGGGACACTAAAAAGAAGTTAATGGTTTTCAAAAAGGGGCTGAGTATTTCTTATTGTTATTTAATTTGAAacaaacaatttaataataataattaaaaaaaaaaaaacatattattgaGAGGAATTAAGCTTTGGGCTTGAATTGTGTTAACTCATTCCTCCATTTAAGACAGCAATTCACACCTGTCTACCTTGTGTGATACTTGGTGTttagtttaattattatttgcaTGACCAGTGGAGGTGTGGTGTAAGATTAAAATACTTTGAAAAGGGTGGTAGATAAGAAATGGAATGGTAAAAGAAAGCATTGTGATAAATATCCATTAAACAATTATCAATGTTTGGATATTCATTACAGGAGCATGACTGTCTTGTTTACATGTGTCTTCTATATCTCTAAGGTTAAAGTATCTATTAAATCATAAAGGAAATTTTATGGATTTTACAGTAGTCCACATCTTTTAGCTTTGAGGCTGTCTATGTGCTAATGTGCCCATTAAGAGTCCATAGTAGAGAAAACTAATGTTTACCAGATCTACTGTATGCATTTAAAGTCTCCCGCTTCCAAAGAAAACTggcaaaaagatgaaaaaaaaacttccCAAATTCCTGTTTAAAGACAATACATTAACTAAGGAAAGAAAGTGACATTCATCAAACAATTTCATGAGGCTTTTAAGCAATACTATGCACCATATAAACTAACTTTCACAGACAATTTGTTACAATTACTAATATGGCATTTATGCATTGTTATTGAGCCTGAAAGAGTTTAATTACTGTTGGTGATGTATGCATATCCAATAATTGATTTCTCTGTGATCAATTATGCCAGATAACAGTCGAGGACTATGAGCAAGCAGCCAAAGCTCTGCTGGCAGCACTCTTTATCAGAGAAAAATATTCTCGGCTGGCATACCACCGTTTCCCCAGAACCACTGCCAGATTTCTAAGAAGTGCCAATAATGAGAAATGGAGTGAGGAGGAAGAAGTGTTGCCAGGTTTGTCACAGTTGACAAATGTTCAAGAACCTTTGGATGACCAATAATGACAACAGCTATGagtaatttaaagggataattttcCTCAATAATGAAACTTCtgatataatttactcactcttattttgttccaaactatGACTTTCTTGCTCCATGCAACataaaagcctcagtcaccattcactttcatttgatcttttttttatacaatgaaagtgaatggtgactgaggctaaaataaatatagcattttcatttgtgggcaaactatccctttaactatcaAATTACTGTCTTATTaacatacagtctcaaagtttagGTTGTTAGGTTTGGAAAAGTGGTATTATAAAATTCCAGTACTGTTTCTTTCTATATACTGTACCTTGTGACTTAAATATAATATGATATTAGTGTTCATCAGCTTTAAAAAGAAACTCACTTTCATGCTTTCTACCCATGGAAACAGACATCTGCCCCTGTCCAAGTGAGGGTCAGGATCCTTACAGTATGGAAGACATCCCACAGAATCTGAACTACTGCCTGAAGATGAAAGATGGAATCATAAATGTTTACGATAATGAGGATGCCTTAAAAAAGGATCAGCCACGGAGCTTGCCTTATCCCGACATGGAAACCTTTGCTATTGACATGAGCTATGTGCTTGCCATGATTGCAGATGGGCCAACGTGAGTTCAGTTATATTAGCTTCCTCATTATCAATACCTTGAGCTGATCGAGAAAAGGATGTTATAACAATCCAATATGACACTCATTTCATGAAAATGCTTCTATGTtttctacatactgtatatttagtttttgtcATTTACAAATTATATGTTCAGAATAGAGATTTAAATGAAAAGTTGAACtgaaaaattaacatgaatttcagaattccTTGTACAAACCTGATGATTCATGTTATGATCAACCAAGCCTGatttgaaattgtttcagtgagcattgtgcttcaatgaaagcaaggaaatctggCCCACTATACAAAGGagttcttttctttttcatgtCATAATGTTTCTTGTCCAAATTCTAAAACTTGCTTTTTTCTAGGTATAAATTAGGTTTATACCCTCATATTTTAATGTTggctcagacttttgaaccccttGTACATGCTGAATGTCTctatttctaatatatatatatatatatatatatatacacacacacacacacacacacacataatgcttTAAATGAGAATTAACCAAAAGGAAATCAATGTAGAGCAAGGATGAGACCTTTTCTATTCTTATAGGAAGACCTATTGTCACAGAAGGCTTAACTTTCTGATGTCCAAGTTCCATCTGCATGAAATGCTGAATGAGATGGCTGAGTTGAAGGAACTGAAAGGTGTTCCTCACAGAGACTTCTACAATGTCAGAAAGGTATTTCTGACAATCTTTGATTTCAGTTAAAGTTGCACCAAAATCGATGATTATACTACTCCTAAAACCAAATTTTCtttacttttaaatatttgtgaATATTTAGGTTGATACTCACATTCATGCAGCTGCGTGCATGAACCAGAAGCATCTTCTCAAGTTCATCCAGGATACCTATCAGACAGAAGCAGATCGGGTGGTTCTGGAGGAGAATGGAAAGAAGATAACCCTCAAACAGGTGTTTGAGAATCTGAAAATTGACCCTTATGATCTCACAGTAGACTCGCTGGATGTCCACGCTGTACGTATGCCAGACATACTCAGGACCTCCAAAGAATGTTTGAGCTTTTTGTGTTTTCATGCAGAAAAGATCATGCAGCAATTAAGAAAGTGCCCTATTGTTTATGTTTCAGGGCAGACAAACGTTTCATCGTTTTGATAAATTCAATTCCAAAT
Coding sequences within:
- the LOC127661995 gene encoding AMP deaminase 3-like isoform X2 — translated: MARIATEDMPRQFTKISHHEVDEKVCLLAEKVYASALREEDSKSTMSMFSVPEDCPIGLHQAKEWELRKELAEQKSEESVKRKQSFKLMRSHSMSLQIPNARDWAMSVISPLLTPTVDSLPINIPEFQRVTISGDYCAGITVEDYEQAAKALLAALFIREKYSRLAYHRFPRTTARFLRSANNEKWSEEEEVLPDICPCPSEGQDPYSMEDIPQNLNYCLKMKDGIINVYDNEDALKKDQPRSLPYPDMETFAIDMSYVLAMIADGPTKTYCHRRLNFLMSKFHLHEMLNEMAELKELKGVPHRDFYNVRKVDTHIHAAACMNQKHLLKFIQDTYQTEADRVVLEENGKKITLKQVFENLKIDPYDLTVDSLDVHAGRQTFHRFDKFNSKYNPMGASELREIYLKSDNYINGEYFARLIKEVAHELEESKYQHAEPRLSIYGRAPEEWESLSKWFIQHKLHSPNMRWIIQVPRIYDIFKLKKIIPNFAKMLENIFLPLFQATVNPQEHKELHVFLQHVTGFDSVDDESKHSDHIFTYKSPKPEVWTQEENPPYTYYLFHMYANIMVLNNLRKEHGLNTFQFRPHCGEAGSITHLVSAFLTADNISHGLNLKKSPVLQYLYYLAQVPIAMSPLSNNSLFLEYSKNPLREFLQKGLCVSLSTDDPLQFHYTKEALMEEYAIAAQLWKLSTCDLCEIARNSVLQSGLSHQEKKHFLGENYLEDGTEGNDIRMTNVAHIRMAYRLETLCNELSFLVEAVKSETLAAQAP
- the LOC127661995 gene encoding AMP deaminase 3-like isoform X3, which codes for MPRQFTKISHHEVDEKVCLLAEKVYASALREEDSKSTMSMFSVPEDCPIGLHQAKEWELRKELAEQKSEESVKRKQSFKLMRSHSMSLQIPNARDWAMSVISPLLTPTVDSLPINIPEFQRVTISGDYCAGITVEDYEQAAKALLAALFIREKYSRLAYHRFPRTTARFLRSANNEKWSEEEEVLPDICPCPSEGQDPYSMEDIPQNLNYCLKMKDGIINVYDNEDALKKDQPRSLPYPDMETFAIDMSYVLAMIADGPTKTYCHRRLNFLMSKFHLHEMLNEMAELKELKGVPHRDFYNVRKVDTHIHAAACMNQKHLLKFIQDTYQTEADRVVLEENGKKITLKQVFENLKIDPYDLTVDSLDVHAGRQTFHRFDKFNSKYNPMGASELREIYLKSDNYINGEYFARLIKEVAHELEESKYQHAEPRLSIYGRAPEEWESLSKWFIQHKLHSPNMRWIIQVPRIYDIFKLKKIIPNFAKMLENIFLPLFQATVNPQEHKELHVFLQHVTGFDSVDDESKHSDHIFTYKSPKPEVWTQEENPPYTYYLFHMYANIMVLNNLRKEHGLNTFQFRPHCGEAGSITHLVSAFLTADNISHGLNLKKSPVLQYLYYLAQVPIAMSPLSNNSLFLEYSKNPLREFLQKGLCVSLSTDDPLQFHYTKEALMEEYAIAAQLWKLSTCDLCEIARNSVLQSGLSHQEKKHFLGENYLEDGTEGNDIRMTNVAHIRMAYRLETLCNELSFLVEAVKSETLAAQAP